A segment of the Romboutsia sp. 13368 genome:
TGATAATTCATTCTGAGATGAACTTATAATATTTTGAACTTTTACTATATCAATATTTTCATAATCATACTCTAGTAACTCATCACTTATAATTCCTTTCAATATTTTTGATTTAACTATTATAACTTCATTGTTACCTAAAGGATCTTTTAATAAATTTCCACTATCTATTAAAGCTTCACACCTACAATGTTTTCCAAGTAAGCTTATATCTATTGTTTTCTTTAAATCTTTAATATATTTTAATGTCTTTATATCTTTGTATATGTACTTAAGTAATTCACAACTTATGTAAGCACAAATTATTAAAAATGATATTTTCATATGGTCTATTCCTGTAAAATAAATTATAAAATAAGTACTTCCACATATAAAAATATTCACTAAATAAAATATTAAAGATATTCTAATTAAGTCTCTTTTATTTTTATATGTAAATGATACTAGTATTATAAATGTAAGAATAATTATCTTAAATGGCAATGTAAATAATATTTCAAAATTAGGATATATGTATGCAACAGAGTATATAGTTCCTAAAAAAGCTCCTAACCATTTTTTTCTTTGACTATTATACTGTTTTATAAGAATAGAAGTACAACTTATAATAATATAATTTATTAATAGGTTCTCTATAATGTAATACTCTATATACATTACCTATTCCCCCTTTAGCCTTTGTAATATATTATAAATTAGTACTTGCTTTATTTTATGTCATTTTTTATAGTCGAAATGAACTTAATTTTAAATAAAAGTAAACAAAAAAATAA
Coding sequences within it:
- a CDS encoding sigma-E processing peptidase SpoIIGA; amino-acid sequence: MYIEYYIIENLLINYIIISCTSILIKQYNSQRKKWLGAFLGTIYSVAYIYPNFEILFTLPFKIIILTFIILVSFTYKNKRDLIRISLIFYLVNIFICGSTYFIIYFTGIDHMKISFLIICAYISCELLKYIYKDIKTLKYIKDLKKTIDISLLGKHCRCEALIDSGNLLKDPLGNNEVIIVKSKILKGIISDELLEYDYENIDIVKVQNIISSSQNELSSRVRLIPYKHAGSNNSSIILGLKADYIEIDKNKISNVVIGLSNFDDLEYDAILSPNILQEI